In Arachis stenosperma cultivar V10309 chromosome 1, arast.V10309.gnm1.PFL2, whole genome shotgun sequence, one DNA window encodes the following:
- the LOC130965887 gene encoding LOW QUALITY PROTEIN: protein CROWDED NUCLEI 4-like (The sequence of the model RefSeq protein was modified relative to this genomic sequence to represent the inferred CDS: inserted 1 base in 1 codon), with product MEVSTPRSMATPISSTKHLSITPGSRVLRSPLSDEEIWKRLKESGFDEESIKQKDKAALVAYIAKLEAEIYDHQHHMGLLIMERRELASKYEQVKTLAESSELMHKHDSAMTKSALTEARQREESLKKTVGVKEACIASLEKALHEMRTECAETKVAAESKIAEAHQLIDEAQKKFTEAEAMMRSAESLQAEANRFTGVAERKLRDVEAREDNLRRQIITFKSDCDEKDKEIILERQSLSERQKVLQQEQERLLQSQTLLNEREDHLFSRSQELDRLQRELEDTKXEFEKEREALHDEKTNLKLMDATLRQREEVLAKRETELNKKEQELVEFQGKLASRECDEIQKAIAGQEAASKTRKHELETELQMHRKLVQNEIETKRRAWELKEVDLKQREDQILEREHDLDVRSRSLSDKEKELEDLSSTLEEKDKSLRAAEKEFELNKTLLQKEKHEIEQTKQDLQKSLASLEDKGRQVDNAKELFEAMKSETGDLSVFEMKLKEEIDLVRSQKLELLAEADKLKAENAKFEAEWELLDEKKDELQKEAEFVAEERKAVSTFIKNERDKLREEKENMRNQYSQDLASLASERERFLNKMALEHSEWFTKMQQERADFLRDIEMQKRELNNLIEKRREEVESYLKEREMAFEEEKNRELQYINVLKEKAVKELEQVSFEMERLQNERAEINLDREQRNKEWAELTNCIKELEAQRDKLQKQRELLHADRIEISAHMEELKKLEDLKVVSEDIAVVKLLNSDMESNRQKISARKNLKQMILQQNVDKTRNELVASIVKKSPASPGPIRSLLKACTQRFSRTPDKSIMANEGTHLISGTSNGNVSSGQRHVENDNPPGKSSHSQQTGFSFGEPKVIVEVPSRVEDASRASAIESETKDVNGKAALFSGRRKRGSSNMNNKAGDSFVDLGQNKRPRAEEKTTRSPSDCVSTQSMGASSNQTQGTTEETRVVMVDKVIHVSQVASEKVDVLSNPNEEPGDNLQNPRADQFNHDEIIDQLNSKTIQEDILLHDSSALGNME from the exons ATGGAGGTTTCCACGCCTCGGTCAATGGCTACTCCCATTAGTTCTACGAAGCACTTATCCATAACGCCGGGTTCTAGGGTTTTGAGAAGCCCTCTCAGTGATGAAGAGATTTGGAAACGCCTCAAGGAATCTGGATTTGACGAGGAATCGATTAAGCAGAAAGACAAAGCTGCCCTTGTTGCTTACATCGCCAAGCTCGAAGCTGAG ATATATGATCACCAGCATCACATGGGCCTTCTCATAATGGAGAGAAGGGAATTGGCTTCCAAGTATGAGCAAGTTAAGACCTTGGCTGAGTCTTCTGAGTTAATGCATAAACATGATTCAGCCATGACTAAATCTGCTTTAACTGAAGCAAGACAACGCGAAGAAAgtttgaagaagacagtaggtgTCAAAGAAGCATGCATAGCAAGT CTTGAGAAGGCGTTACATGAGATGCGTACTGAATGTGCTGAAACCAAGGTTGCAGCTGAGAGTAAAATTGCGGAAGCACACCAGTTGATAGATGAAGCTCAGAAAAAATTTACGGAGGCTGAGGCGATGATGCGTTCGGCTGAGTCTTTGCAAGCAGAGGCTAACCGATTTACTGGTGTTGCAGAAAGGAAGCTTCGTGATGTTGAAGCACGGGAAGATAACCTAAGGCGGCAAATCATTACTTTCAAGTCAGA TTGTGATGAAAAGGACAAGGAGATCATACTTGAGAGGCAATCCCTTTCTGAAAGGCAGAAGGTTTTACAGCAAGAACAGGAAAGGCTACTTCAATCACAAACGTTGCTCAATGAGAGAGAGGATCACCTTTTTAGTAGATCTCAGGAACTAGATCGTCTTCAAAGAGAATTAGAGGATACAA AGGAGTTTGAGAAGGAACGTGAAGCCCTTCATGATGAGAAAACCAATCTAAAACTGATGGATGCCACTCTAAGACAAAGAGAAGAG GTACTTGCTAAACGGGAAACCGAGCTGAACAAGAAAGAGCAAGAGTTGGTTGAATTTCAAGGAAAACTTGCTAGTAGAGAATGT GATGAAATTCAGAAAGCTATAGCTGGTCAGGAAGCTGCATcgaaaacaagaaaacatgaGTTGGAAACTGAGCTACAAATGCACCGGAAATTGGTTCAAAATGAAATCGAGACGAAGAGAAGAGCTTGGGAATTGAAGGAGGTTGATCTTAAACAAAGGGAGGACCAAATCTTGGAAAGGGAGCATGATTTGGATGTTCGGTCAAGGTCACTGAGTGATAAGGAGAAGGAACTGGAAGATCTGTCAAGTACTcttgaagaaaaagataaaagcttGAGAGCTGCTGAGAAGGAATTTGAATTAAATAAAACCCTTTTGCAAAAGGAGAAACATGAAATTGAACAAACAAAACAAGATCTGCAGAAGtctttggcatctttggaggaTAAAGGAAGACAAGTTGATAATGCAAAGGAGTTATTTGAGGCCATGAAAAGTGAAACAGGTGACCTGTCAGTTTTTGAAATGAAACTGAAGGAAGAGATTGACCTTGTAAGATCCCAGAAATTGGAGCTTTTGGCCGAAGCAGATAAGCTTAAAGCTGAGAATGCAAAGTTTGAAGCTGAGTGGGAGCTTCTTGATGAAAAGAAAGACGAGTTGCAGAAGGAAGCCGAATTTGTTGCAGAGGAGAGGAAGGCTGTTTCCACTTTCATTAAGAATGAGCGTGACAAGctaagagaagaaaaagaaaatatgcgGAATCAGTACTCCCAGGACTTGGCATCACTTGCAAGTGAGCGGGAAAGATTCTTGAACAAGATGGCACTTGAACATTCTGAGTGGTTTACCAAGATGCAGCAGGAGCGAGCAGATTTTTTGCGGGACATTGAGATGCAAAAGAGGGAGCTGAATAACCTAATTGAGAAGAGGCGCGAAGAAGTGGAAAGTTATttgaaagaaagagaaatggCTTTTGAGGAAGAAAAGAATAGGGAACTCCAATATATTAATGTTCTTAAGGAAAAAGCTGTAAAAGAGTTGGAACAGGTTTCCTTTGAGATGGAAAGGCTTCAGAATGAGCGTGCAGAGATAAATCTGGATCGAGAACAGAGAAACAAGGAATGGGCCGAGTTAACTAACTGCATTAAGGAACTAGAGGCTCAAAGGGATAAGCTCCAGAAGCAGAGAGAATTGTTGCATGCTGATAGGATTGAAATCAGTGCTCATATGGAAGAATTGAAGAAGCTAGAGGATTTGAAAGTTGTCTCCGAAGACATTGCTGTTGTTAAATTGCTTAATTCCGACATGGAATCTAACCGGCAGAAAATATCTGCAAGGAAAAACTTGAAGCAGATGATTCTTCAGCAGAATGTTGATAAGACCAGAAATGAATTAGTTGCTTCAATTGTGAAGAAATCACCTGCTTCTCCTGGCCCTATTCGCTCGTTGCTTAAAGCCTGCACACAAAGGTTTTCCAGAACTCCAGACAAGTCCATTATGGCAAATGAGGGTACGCACCTCATATCTGGTACCAGTAATGGTAATGTTAGCAGTGGACAGCGGCATGTTGAAAATGACAACCCACCTGGTAAATCTAGCCATAGCCAACAAACAGGATTTTCTTTTGGAGAACCAAAAGTAATAGTCGAAGTTCCTTCTCGGGTTGAAGATGCCAGCAGAGCAAGCGCCATTGAATCTGAAACTAAAGATGTGAATGGAAAAGCTGCTTTATTTTCTGGACGACGGAAAAGGGGAAGTTCCAACATGAACAATAAAGctggtgattcgtttgtagaTCTGGGACAGAATAAGAGACCAAGAGCAGAAGAGAAGACAACCAGAAGTCCTTCTGACTG TGTCTCGACCCAGTCTATGGGTGCATCATCAAATCAAACCCAAGGGACCACTGAAGAAACTCGTGTGGTAATGGTAGATAAGGTCATTCATGTGTCACAAGTGGCTTCTGAGAAAGTTGATGTTCTGTCCAACCCTAATGAGGAGCCTGGAGATAATTTGCAGAATCCCAGAGCAGATCAATTCAATCATGACGAAATAATTGATCAATTGAATTCCAAAACTATACAAGAAGATATTTTACTTCATGATTCCAGTGCATTGGGAAATATGGAATAA